The Candidatus Omnitrophota bacterium genome contains the following window.
CTCATCTCTTATTGCTTTAAGCATATCTTCGTTTTTATCAAGCTCTTGTATTATATTTGCTTTTTTCTCATCTTCCAAGATATTTTTTAGATTTATCTCTACATTAATCCTAGCACAAGAAAAAGCAGCCATTAAACAATCAATTCCACATGCTACATCTGTTATTAGATTAGGATTGCCTTTCTTGGCAAGGTCAGGACATAGACAAGCTGCCTCAGATGCTAAGTGAGAGATCTCAAGCGGGACGCTTAAGGATTTCTGGATATCTTTGGACTTAAAGGCTGCTACATCTTCATCAATAAGTTCTTGAAAACGGCTGTTTAATTTCCGGGACTCCTCCAAGATCTTACTTACGTCATTCTCTACTGATTTGTGCTTTTCTTTTCCGACAGTGAAATTACAAACCATGTTTATGAGGCTTGTTCCCAGACAAGCCAAAACAGCAGCTGCTGAACCTCCACCAGGTGCAGGTAACTTATCTGATAAATCGTCGAGATATTTTTTCAATGAGTCGTTAATGTACATACTAACTCCGGTTTAAGCTATTATTATTTAAAATAATCCGACAATCCTGCCTTCACTGTCAATATCCACATTCTCGCCAGCAGGGTTTGTAGGCAGCCCGGGCATAGTGCGCATCGTGCCACAGAGAGGATACAGGAATCCTGCACCTACTGAAGCGTTGATATCGCGAATCG
Protein-coding sequences here:
- a CDS encoding cyclodeaminase/cyclohydrolase family protein; the protein is MYINDSLKKYLDDLSDKLPAPGGGSAAAVLACLGTSLINMVCNFTVGKEKHKSVENDVSKILEESRKLNSRFQELIDEDVAAFKSKDIQKSLSVPLEISHLASEAACLCPDLAKKGNPNLITDVACGIDCLMAAFSCARINVEINLKNILEDEKKANIIQELDKNEDMLKAIRDEVVTYVREIVRR